TCCACGGGCACAACGATTTGGGGGTGGCGACGGCGAACTTCCTAGAAGCGATTAAAAACGGGGCGCGCCAGGTGGAGGTGACGGTCAACGGCATCGGCGAGCGGGCCGGCAACACGGCGCTGGAAGAAATTGTCATGGCGCTGCATGTGCGGCGGAGCTATTTCAATCCTTATCTAGGCCGCCCGGTGGATTCCACGGAACCCTTGACCCGCATTGACACCACCCAAATTTACAAAACCTCGCGGCTGGTGTCTCAGTTGACGGGACTGGTGGTGCAGCCGAACAAGGCGATTGTGGGGGCGAATGCCTTTGCCCATGAGTCGGGGATTCACCAGGATGGGGTGCTCAAACACCGCCAGACCTACGAAATCATGGACGCCCGCACCATCGGTTGGCAGGCCAATCAAATCGTGCTGGGGAAACATTCGGGCCGCCATGCCTTCCGCACTCGCCTGCGGGAGTTGGGCTATGAGTTGAACGAACAGGAACTCAACCGGGCGTTTTTGCGCTTCAAGGAACTGGCGGACAAGAAAAAAGAAATTACCGACCGGGACCTGGAGGCGATTGCCAGCGATGAGATGCAAACGCCCATGGTGGTGAATTTCCGGCTGGAACGGGTGCAGGTGTCCTGCGGCGACCATGAGATTCCGACGGCAACGGTGACGGTGCGACTTCCCAACGGGGAGGAACGTACGGATGCGGCTACGGGAACGGGGCCGGTGGATGCGGTCTATAAGGCCATCAACCGGGTGGTGCAGGTGCCCAATCGACTGGTGGAGTTTTCGGTGCAGTCGGTGACGGAGGGGCTGGATGCTATTGGGGAGGTGACCATTCGTCTGGAGCACAACCAGCGCACCTACAGCGGTCATGCCGCCCACACGGACATCATCGTGGCGTCGGCCCAGGCCTATATCAACGCCTTAAACCGGCTGTACAACGCGTTGCAGCAACCTCCGGCGCCGGTGGTGACCAGTCAGACGTAAGATGGTGGCGGCAGGGGAGTGGCGCTGGCGGGCTATCCGGGGGGCAACGACGGCGGAGGCCAATACAGTGCCGGCGATTCGGGAGGCGGTGCTGGAGTTGCTGGAGGTCCTGGAGCGGGACAATCAGTTGCACCCCCGACAGTTGGTGAGTGTGTTATTTAGCGTGACGCCGGATTTGGACGCCGTTTACCCAGCAACGATTGCCCGGGAGCGGCCTTACTGGGATGAGGTGGCCATGTTGGATCTGCAGCACATGGTGGTGGCCCAGGGGTTACCCCGGTGTATTCGCCTGCTGGCCCATGCCTATCTACCGGCCCACCAACGGTTAGTGCATCCCTATTTGCGCGGCGCCCAGCAGTTGCGACCGGATTGGAGCTATAGCCATTGAGACGGCATGGAGGTGCGGGAATTCCGGGTAACTACGCCCATTGCCCGGTTGGACCAGGGATTGGCCCAGCAGTGGTCGGATTTGTCCCGCAGTCGCATCCAAAAGCTGATCCAGCAGGGGCAGGTCTGGGTCAACCAACAAGTGCAAACGGACAAAAACCACCCCCTGCGTCCCGGGGATCAGGTGCAGATTCACATTCCGCCGCCGGTTCCCCTGGCGATGCCCGCCCAACCTTTGCCCCTGGACATCCTCTACGAAGACGAACATCTGCTGATGCTCAACAAACCGGCGGGGTTGGTGGTGCATCCGGCGCCGGGCCATTGGGACCAAACCCTGGTCAATGCCCTGCTGGCCCACTGCCCCCAGTTTTTGGCCATGGCCGACACCCAGCGCCCGGGTCTGGTGCATCGTCTGGACAAGGACACAACGGGGGTCATGGTGGTGGCGAAAACGGCGACGGCCCTCCAGGAGCTGCAACGGCAAATCCAAACCCGCCAGATGCACCGGGAGTACCTGGGGTTGATTC
This DNA window, taken from Gloeomargarita sp. SRBZ-1_bins_9, encodes the following:
- a CDS encoding 2-isopropylmalate synthase, coding for MADRIIIFDTTLRDGEQCPGASLNVEEKLIIARQLARLGVDVIEAGFAYASPGDFEAVRTIAKEVREPIICSLARAVPADIEAAAKALEPAERPRIHTFISTSDIHLQHQLRKTREEVLEIAVAMVQKAKSYVDDVEFSPMDAARTDPAYLYQVLTAVIEAGATTVNIPDTVGYLMPEEFGQLIKNIRENVPNIDRAVISVHGHNDLGVATANFLEAIKNGARQVEVTVNGIGERAGNTALEEIVMALHVRRSYFNPYLGRPVDSTEPLTRIDTTQIYKTSRLVSQLTGLVVQPNKAIVGANAFAHESGIHQDGVLKHRQTYEIMDARTIGWQANQIVLGKHSGRHAFRTRLRELGYELNEQELNRAFLRFKELADKKKEITDRDLEAIASDEMQTPMVVNFRLERVQVSCGDHEIPTATVTVRLPNGEERTDAATGTGPVDAVYKAINRVVQVPNRLVEFSVQSVTEGLDAIGEVTIRLEHNQRTYSGHAAHTDIIVASAQAYINALNRLYNALQQPPAPVVTSQT
- a CDS encoding RluA family pseudouridine synthase; amino-acid sequence: MEVREFRVTTPIARLDQGLAQQWSDLSRSRIQKLIQQGQVWVNQQVQTDKNHPLRPGDQVQIHIPPPVPLAMPAQPLPLDILYEDEHLLMLNKPAGLVVHPAPGHWDQTLVNALLAHCPQFLAMADTQRPGLVHRLDKDTTGVMVVAKTATALQELQRQIQTRQMHREYLGLIHGRLPTPTGTIDAPIGRHPRHRQKMAVVTNGRPAVTHWQVLATQGDYSWVHFRLETGRTHQIRVHLSHLGRPLVNDPLYSSRRTFNRYLPGQALHAWRLTLHHPVTGEPLTFTAPLPSSLEQLLRHLGFRHNLTGATVPPAPPANRDSPPQ
- the aroH gene encoding chorismate mutase, producing MVAAGEWRWRAIRGATTAEANTVPAIREAVLELLEVLERDNQLHPRQLVSVLFSVTPDLDAVYPATIARERPYWDEVAMLDLQHMVVAQGLPRCIRLLAHAYLPAHQRLVHPYLRGAQQLRPDWSYSH